The following nucleotide sequence is from Acyrthosiphon pisum isolate AL4f chromosome A2, pea_aphid_22Mar2018_4r6ur, whole genome shotgun sequence.
NNNNNNNNNNNNNNNNNNNNNNNNNNNNNNNNNNNNNcactaataataactaatataatattaaattataattatcttaccCAGAGGCCAGATTTGCCAGAACCCAGTCATTCTTCTATACTTTCAGGACATATGggtaattagttaatttggaaagacttattgaatttaatatttattattgcatacctaatcgactataaattttaatatgacagACAAGTGACACAGCAGTACCTATTTGAATTCGGGACtcgggtattttaaattataattagtatagtgTTGATTGTTGACCAAATGCtatttggcattttatatttacatttgtatattataatttataaagaattaagacagacgacgacggtacgtgtctattatatgatattattgttgtattatttttgatttgtagctaggtggtgtaaaatgtaaatgtgtaatccaGGGCTGTATAtggataatatttctaaacttaaattactgaaattattgtacttatgttttatacattaatcattattgtaaatagataattccgacttttttttaaatcataaatatttcattaatgagGGGAGGCCTTAAAAAATACGGCCTTTGGCGTATAGACTTTTTTTCGGTTCAATAATAAGGTAGTGCCGGTTCTTAGCTAGGCTGCCACTGCGATGAGGTCTAGTCACgcctactcaaaattcaaaacccacAAAAGTGTAACCCGGTtttaaacccgaaacccgcaaaaaattgtacccggtttttaaaacgaaaccagaaacccgcaaaaaattgtactaggtttttaaaacgaaaccagaaacccgcaaaaaattgtacccggtttttaacacgaaaaacgaaacccgcaaaaaattttacacggtttttaacacgaaacccgaaacccgaaatattttaacccgttttgactccctggTAGAAACATccatttattgttaaatgttcCCCTAGTACATTTTTTGCAGCATTTATTAGTgctttttcaaaatcaactTTCAGGTATAGTGGATCTGGAAAAAGATTGTTCTTTTCACAGACTGAAAGAATAGCATGGAACATTATTTCGTAAATactttgagtttttttttcgaGTAGGCAGAAAAGAACCGTAAagaattcattatatttttttatttttttttgtgtctgtcatcaccttttaggacagtaaatttacagaatatttaattctgttaccaaaaattctaagaaatacacaagcacagtttatttttatagtcatttcaagttcaaatttggacgaaattacatattaaaaaacctggaataactattttagttattttgttgtgattgtataatattacttgtgggtacttgaaacttctaaagtatactattatatatttatgatagtaccacggtttgttgttgatgtataacgcgttacctaatggatattgtgatatgattaatttggaatttattattgatacctattataggtcaatttttttttaatactataaataagNNNNNNNNNNNNNNNNNNNNNNNNNNNNNNNNNNNNNNNNNNNNNNNNNNNNNNNNNNNNNNNNNNNNNNNNNNNNNNNNNNNNNNNNNNNNNNNNNNNNNNNNNNNNNNNNNNNNNNNNNNNNNNNNNNNNNNNNNNNNNNNNNNNNNNNNNNNNNNNNNNNNNNNNNNNNNNNNNNNNNNNNNNNNNNNNNNNNNNNNNNNNNNNNNNNNNNNNNNNNNNNNNNNNNNNNNNNNNNNNNNNNNNNNNNNNNNNNNNNNNNNNNNNNNNNNNNNNNNNNNNNNNNNNNNNNNNNNNNNNNNNNNNNNNNNNNNNNNNNNNNNNNNNNNNNNNNNNNNNNNNNNNNNNNNNNNNNNNNNNNNNNNNNNNNNNNNNNNNNNNNNNNNNNNNNNNNNNNNNNNNNNNNNNNNNNNNNNNNNNNNNNNNNNNNNNNNNNNNNNNNNNNNNNNNNNNNNNNNNNNNNNNNNNNNNNNNNNNNNNNNNNNNNNNNNNNNNNNNNTCGacaataattaaactaatatgTCATCGTGATCtgtgtttttaacaaaattttcatAGAAAAAGAACTACAactaaacaattgaaaaaattggtaagtggatgtcgctctgctgtacagtatgttacaagtggtTGGGGCCGTCCTAAGTGGGGGTGGGCGAGCAGGGCCCAGGCCCTAGGCCTCGCACTTTTTGATTACATTTGCTTATTTCAAACCTTGCGTTTGAAAAAAGTggtaaaattagtaaaaattggttttcgCCCTGGGCCTAGCATATACATCTATACCTACCATAATTATACCGAGTAATTAACTTTATACTTATGGGCTAGGAAATTTTTcgtttacctacttattataattttatcgacGTATCAAAATTCTTACTTgagctattatttataatcttttagTCTTGATTATACCTCATTAGTTCTTCTTGAAGAGTTTTTAgtgcaataaattatagtttggtaaatcaatatacttacattattataatatatatatatatataatatacagagtgattcacaaTGCAACCacttttattttcttcaataatacagttaaataaaatcttatttttagaatttttaaatatccttaaacaccaaatatattaatctatcaacatttgtaatttgtaaaaatggtccaagtataataaacattagatccaatattacatctagtttatattaatgatattgtaaaaccatttttaatcaCCATACTTAGAATAAACAAGTTAATAACCGACAtacttatatgaatatattatgataatcaaaGAGCAACGTGACTCaaagttttcaatttcaaatatttgatatagaTTTTTGGTTTTAACTAGACGCCTTTCACATAATTTTGTAGATTCATCAgtactttatataatacatttatacttgtACCTATGCAATATTCGTCAGGTCGTATATAGTTTGTTTATTGCTTTTTGTTAAGTATCGCCTGCAATGCCTGGCCGTAGTTTTGCTATAGGATTTTTACTTTTGTGTATGTATAGacagtaggtactatactactatatagcAGGGGTCACCAACATGCGGACAACAGTCCGTATCCGGACCGCAGACACATTTTTACGTGCCTACCCTAATGGCtgagtaattataaaatatatacaaaaaaacaaaatatattaatatagttttaacagGCTCCAATATCATTATCTCTCTTCTGTCAAATTCATAACTATAgtatgtaggtaataggtaattaatgtgTTATAGTACAACTTGTCCAGGATACAGTTATAGgtgtaaaaaagtttgaaaaataattaaaggtgTAATAAGTTTTTCATATGGGTAtcacaattaaataaaacttgatATATTTACGGTTGCACgaaaagtatacaaaaaatgcctacattgaatattttaatcatgGATATGTTttcgaaatttaatttaatttaataaaataccaatgctcaatctttataaaattaataaatatttccatTCATACCATACCATATTATCATTCCATATCGGTCAGAAAAAAAATGACGTGTTCCTTGTAGCAAAAACAAATTCATGTCAAAATACATGGTTACAATTCTTTTTTGTaagaattaaaagttaaaatttttacgaaattattcaatataatatttttctaggcTGGGGGGGAGGAAAGACGGATTATTATCAACTGGAAGTAACGATCCTATTCTATGATATATTTGTCCTTGTATTCTAAATGTTGTGTTATATCCTGGctctttttttctgtttgatCCAAATGAAGTCATTTGAAAACAGGAGTTATAGCTCCTAATATTATTCTTGAATTCTTTTGAATCAGAAGTATTACCgattaaatatgataacaagGGTTCAACTGGACACCTTGGGACTGGTAGTTTAATTTTTCCATTTGCACAACATAAACCAGTTGGTTCGTTTCTGTATTTTACTGCTTGACAATAAGTACATTCATTATCCATTAAcccaattgaaatattattttcgaattcATAGTCGGTTTCTGGATTGTATGAAAAtgctttcatttttaaaaattgttccaACTTTGATTTTCTTTGTCTGGTTCGTTCACTACTGTAAACATTAGTGATACCTTCTTCAACATTTTCTTGAGATTCATCTACCTCTCTGtcgttttttttcttgtactttttgttttttatcgaaGAATATGAAGATTTtccaataatttttgtttttcccataATAATAANNNNNNNNNNNNNNNNNNNNNNNNNNNNNNNNNNNNNNNNNNNNNNNNNNNNNNNNNNNNNNNNNNNNNNNNNNNNNNNNNNNNNNNNNNNNNNNNNNNNNNNNNNNNNNNNNNNNNNNNNNNNNNNNNNNNNNNNNNNNNNNNNNNNNNNNNNNNNNNNNNNNNNNNNNNNNNNNNNNNNNNNNNNNNNNNNNNNNNNNNNNNNNNNNNNNNNNNNNNNNNNNNNNNNNNNNNNNNNNNNNNNNNNNNNNNNNNNNNNNNNNNNNNNNNNNNNNNNNNNNNNNNNNNNNNNNNNNNNNNNNNNNNNNNNNNNNNNNNNNNNNNNNNNNNNNNNNNNNNNNNNNNNNNNNNNNNNNNNNNNNNNNNNNNNNNNNNNNNNNNNNNNNNNNNNNNNNNNNNNNNNNNNNNNNNNNNNNNNNNNNNNNNNNNNNNNNNNNNNNNNNNNNNNNNNNNNNNNNNNNNNNNNNNNNNNNNNNNNNNNNNNNNNNNNNNNNNNNNNNNNNNNNNNNNNNNNNNNNNNNNNNNNNNNNNNNNNNNNNNNNNNNNNNNNNNNNNNNNNNNNNNNNNNNNNNNNNNNNNNNNNNNNNNNNNNNNNNNNNNNNNNNNNNNNNNNNNNNNNNNNNNNNNNNNNNNNNNNNNNNNNNNNNNNNNNNNNNNNNNNNNNNNNNNNNNNNNNNNNNNNNNNNNNNNNNNNNNNNNNNNNNNNNNNNNNNNNNNNNNNNNNNNNNNNNNNNNNNNNNNNNNNNNNNNNNNNNNNNNNNNNNNNNNNNNNNNNNNNNNNNNNNNNNNNNNNNNNNNNNNNNNNNNNNNNNNNNNNNNNNNNNNNNNtgataaaaattaaatttactataaattctaaaatacaaaatgtttgtactaaatgtttattttacagaAGTGGTTATACTGTTTCAATTGATAAATgtagataagtgataacacatattacatatttacatagagtgatactcacataatatttatcttaatttataaagttttaacaagacttataggtacctaccatttaTTTCAGACACGTTAGGATTTCTTACTTCTGTATAAAAGCAGAACCGAGATCCGAGTATTCTGAACTCTGAACTgaacttattttatttgacttacCGTCTGGATTTTCTGATTagaattgtattgtataatgatattatgaaatgtttagtaaaacatttcctatttaataaaaaatgataatacagtTCTTAATAATTTGTTCATGTTCCAATTtgttccattattttattaatattaacataaatataactttaaagtttTTAGAATAAGAAACAATAATGATCAAAGCAATATTGGTCTTTAACAATTACGGAAAGCCTAGACTTTCTAAATtctatcaatattttgtaagtatctacttaattaaataaaaaataagatattcaGTGCATAATAACTTTTTcaatcattgaaatatttgaaaatagaaTGAAGACATGCAACAGCAAATTATTAAGGAGACATTTCAGTTGGTTTCCAAACGAGATGACAATGTTTGCAACTTTCTTGAAGGTGGAaggtaattttaaagtttaacgattaaattaccaatatacaaattttattatggtttattctaagaatatttaattttcatttttagtctCATTGGAGGATCTGATTACAAACTGATTTATCGTCATTATGCTACATTGTATTTCGTGTTTTGTGTAGATTCGTCTGAATCAGAACTTGGTATTCTTGATTTAATTCAAGTATTTGTTGAAACACTcgataaatgttttgaaaacgtTTGTGAACTCGATCTTATATTTCACGTCGACaaggtaatattatgattgattaacaaacaattatttacacagtaaaaaaattatgatacccATCTATAACCCTGTCTATAACTCAACtctcattattttaaacagcgttttttcattttcttttttctataatattgttttaatatttttttaatatttgttgaagtGAATTTGATGTTTATCCTATTCTAAGTTTAAATACACTCAAAATCTCTTATAACATAACCAGATACAACAATATTCTAAGTTTAACAGTTCTCATCAATGTATTTGGTTGGTTTTTAATCGCATGTGCAGTAATTctattcatataatcatatacaatgataatctggaaataacaatgtaatatgcaatacaattttgaatggaaaccaataataacaattgtttacaatgattttttgtCACAACGTTTGCGATCTATTGGGCATTTTTTTCCAATCAGAAACAAAACACTATagctgattattttttttagcaaaaactcatatttatgtaataagattcacataatattactgCAAGTTAATatgctttatataatatgtatgtcaattaaatcaatttatacattttaaaaataatgccaACAGTGTTTattagttagaaaaaaaaatcataattatgacTTATGTAATAAGTCATAGGGACCTATAAAtatgcacatattttttttttgcttataattttcatagatacaaatattttaccttaatatatttttatattttataatttttcctaaatatttattaataaaaacgataaattGTCAACTAGggattttaaaaacacaatataataatacctagtgaaaattcaaaataaaatatgtacattacctaccttaatatatttattatttttatttccaaattttcattttgtattataaacttatcattattatattataaacttatcatTATTCACcaaatatgctttaaaaattggtaaaattatgaaataatatgcacctaAAACCACAAAATctctaaatatgcaaatatgcactataaaactttaataatttttttcgtagtgttgtgaaaataatttcaaattatatatgatgtttcaaatttataaatttataaacatttttttttttttttttcggaaaattgGGTATATCAAGAAATAAGGGTATAACAATTTGATTCTTTAGAACCCTTGATCAGTtagtgaatttaaatttaattaatttagcttattaaaaactaaacatttttttttatagattcattacattttaaatgaactAGTAATGGGTGGGATGGTTCTAGAAACTAATATGACTGAAATACTTTCAAGAATagaagaacaaaataaattggaGAAACAAGAAGTAtgactaaatttaataaattaaagaatttttgatagtttttacttcaaaataatatttttatttaacttatttcaatattgtttagGCGGGTCTTGCTGGTGCACCATCTAGAGCTGTGTCTGctatgaaaaatatgaatattccaCAACAGTTAAAGGATATGAAACTTCCAGATCTCCCTCAAGCCATTAAGGAATTGAAGTTCTGACATTCAAGGAACAAATTGGTTTGCTCTGAAGCCTATCATAACTATACAAATTGAGTATGGAAGAATgaacaaatatttgttatttgctGATTAGGaactaacatttaaatttagattaataTCATTGTTCAATTCTGTTTTTGTTCTTGTATattgttacttttattttggTACAGTGTAAATTTTAACAGTTTACTGCCCatgtccatattatatttgaatgtataatattatgataattactgtttataatatctcatttaaaattaaaaatttgttacaatagattaaaataataagatttatattttttctgaatttatatacattttataacataatatataatattaatttattataatataaactcgtTTTGAGATTGTTAATCTTAATTGAattaatgttcttaccatccaaaaataaaacccaatgattacaaaattatatttataaaataacatgataatatttatgataataatagtataatggtataacatgtattataataaatattattacatcattagttttcataaataaaacatatatatatttttttttattaaaaataattataatttgtacaagtAGACATAATAAACATACTATAACTTGTCTATAGGTACAAGTTGATGAACAATTTGTAATTACTAGCTTTGGTGAC
It contains:
- the LOC100163915 gene encoding AP-3 complex subunit sigma-like, with the translated sequence MIKAILVFNNYGKPRLSKFYQYFNEDMQQQIIKETFQLVSKRDDNVCNFLEGGSLIGGSDYKLIYRHYATLYFVFCVDSSESELGILDLIQVFVETLDKCFENVCELDLIFHVDKIHYILNELVMGGMVLETNMTEILSRIEEQNKLEKQEAGLAGAPSRAVSAMKNMNIPQQLKDMKLPDLPQAIKELKF